Proteins encoded within one genomic window of Desulfotalea psychrophila LSv54:
- a CDS encoding TrbI/VirB10 family protein produces the protein MSDNPTGLKPTPQGTWLSKKPLFFAATVGAIMLLIMLYSINGNKKVEREAEQSVVTIETTEEQTKADYGVASLPTPPNEAGTIRAAKSTAAPLLPAKPITVITQRQKTQVEIQHEKELAKVREWKITNQLKALNSPLIEKKITGNESNFSSTLPSTPSASTSGGGGANARFDQLKNQLAKVQNGSATPAQPLKSSSGLTSKPSQWTSQYTREAGAQFELKTGTVIPALMLTGINSQLAGEITGQVSQNIYDTATGQYLIIPQGTRISGNYASDVQVGQERLFVVWKRLVFPDGSSVTLDGLQGVDYAGYTGLKDQVDNHYAKIFGNAIVMSLITGGSAYAIDSLNDNGNNDDRNRRITIQSELGTAVATQLSQTGLALLQRNMNIAPTIKIRPGYRFNVMVVKDMVFDEPYEGWR, from the coding sequence ATGAGTGACAACCCAACTGGCCTCAAGCCTACGCCACAAGGCACTTGGCTTAGTAAAAAACCACTTTTTTTTGCTGCTACTGTTGGAGCCATAATGCTTCTCATTATGCTGTACTCCATCAACGGAAACAAAAAAGTAGAGCGCGAGGCCGAGCAATCTGTAGTTACGATTGAAACAACAGAAGAGCAAACAAAAGCAGATTACGGGGTAGCGTCATTACCTACCCCACCAAACGAAGCGGGAACAATCAGGGCTGCTAAATCTACAGCTGCACCACTGTTACCAGCAAAACCGATAACCGTTATAACCCAGAGACAAAAAACACAGGTCGAAATTCAGCATGAAAAAGAACTGGCAAAAGTTAGAGAGTGGAAGATTACCAATCAACTCAAGGCACTTAATTCTCCGCTGATCGAGAAAAAAATAACAGGAAATGAATCAAATTTCAGCTCAACTCTTCCATCTACTCCATCGGCCTCGACCTCGGGTGGTGGCGGTGCTAATGCAAGATTTGACCAGTTAAAAAATCAGCTTGCGAAAGTGCAGAATGGTTCGGCAACACCTGCTCAACCACTAAAAAGCTCATCGGGTTTAACCTCAAAACCATCACAATGGACATCTCAGTATACGAGGGAGGCAGGAGCACAATTTGAGCTAAAAACAGGTACGGTAATCCCCGCCCTAATGCTCACTGGTATCAACTCGCAACTTGCCGGCGAAATTACGGGCCAGGTATCGCAAAATATTTACGACACGGCCACAGGCCAGTATCTCATAATCCCCCAGGGAACCAGGATTTCCGGCAACTACGCTTCCGATGTCCAGGTGGGCCAGGAACGACTTTTCGTCGTTTGGAAAAGACTCGTCTTCCCTGACGGCTCAAGCGTTACCCTCGACGGCTTACAGGGCGTTGACTATGCGGGATACACTGGACTTAAAGATCAAGTTGACAATCATTATGCCAAGATTTTTGGCAATGCCATTGTTATGTCGCTTATCACCGGGGGATCGGCATATGCCATTGATAGCCTAAATGATAATGGAAACAACGATGACCGTAATCGTCGCATCACTATACAGAGCGAGCTTGGAACAGCAGTAGCAACTCAACTCAGCCAAACGGGTTTGGCATTGTTACAGCGCAATATGAACATTGCGCCCACTATCAAGATTCGACCCGGGTACCGCTTTAATGTGATGGTTGTAAAAGACATGGTTTTCGATGAACCCTACGAGGGATGGAGATAG
- a CDS encoding zincin-like metallopeptidase domain-containing protein, translating to MVKEKKDYPAEFAESILKAIKEGTAPWQKPWAPVPVEFPKNPISQTTYKGSNILGLVMPGYNDPRWMTYKQAKEQDAQVRKGEKSTKITFYSPFRLIDKLDENKKPLLNDEGKPIKIKINKPVLNIFSVFNATQIEGLKEYKQDSPTWKPVELAEKILKNSGAKIVHSTRDRAFYRPATDIIQLPPKENFKTSEQYYSAAIHELAHWTMGKGRVEREAGPQGTEEYAKEELRAEIASWMINTEIGVGHDPTNHKSYTAGWAKAIEDSPQEIFSAANDAEKIKAFIMGFKLEQKASLVKERTMETENKAAPNLETKSAHLAQEKTFLNVPFREKNLAKKAGAKWDSKQKSWFAPAGTDLAPLQNWLSNNTPHQPTTSTPEQEFADALTEAGFDLKGTLPVMDGKMKRAKLFDGKAGSLDGAYVGYLDSRPAGFIENHKTGEKRNWKSTGHEVSPQERQNIKERAVRQKKEREAERDATHKKVAQKAAYVWGKCSPAPSSHPYLERKKISGEELKITNTNNLLIPLQNTSGEIQTLQFILPNGEKKLLAGGKLEGSFCKIGQEHEKENDPIMLAEGYSTGKSISTAAQKPCYICCSSNNLETVAKALHAKFPDKDIVIYADNDHAQEKAKGLNPGIEKATAAAKAVGGKVIIPKFSSEEKERGFTDFNDLAQAWGTKHVARKIHLVLAKEAELER from the coding sequence ATGGTCAAAGAGAAAAAAGACTATCCTGCAGAATTTGCAGAATCAATCTTAAAGGCGATAAAGGAAGGCACTGCTCCGTGGCAAAAGCCCTGGGCACCTGTGCCAGTAGAGTTCCCCAAGAACCCTATTTCCCAGACCACCTACAAGGGGTCTAACATCCTTGGCCTTGTCATGCCAGGATACAATGATCCTCGATGGATGACCTATAAACAGGCCAAAGAACAAGATGCACAGGTGAGAAAGGGTGAAAAATCCACCAAAATCACCTTTTATAGTCCTTTTCGTTTAATAGACAAGCTTGACGAAAACAAAAAACCTCTTCTTAACGATGAAGGCAAGCCCATAAAAATCAAAATAAACAAACCTGTTTTGAATATTTTTAGTGTTTTTAACGCTACCCAGATAGAGGGGCTGAAGGAGTATAAACAAGATAGTCCGACGTGGAAGCCCGTAGAGCTTGCCGAAAAAATACTTAAAAACTCAGGGGCTAAAATTGTCCACTCAACAAGGGATAGGGCTTTTTATCGACCTGCAACGGATATAATCCAGCTGCCACCCAAGGAAAATTTTAAAACGTCCGAACAATACTATTCTGCTGCGATCCACGAGCTGGCGCACTGGACAATGGGCAAGGGACGAGTTGAACGAGAGGCAGGGCCTCAAGGCACAGAGGAGTATGCCAAAGAAGAGTTACGTGCCGAAATCGCGTCCTGGATGATCAACACAGAAATTGGGGTAGGTCACGACCCAACCAACCATAAGTCCTATACAGCTGGTTGGGCAAAGGCTATTGAAGATTCCCCACAAGAAATTTTTTCAGCTGCAAACGATGCTGAAAAAATAAAGGCTTTTATAATGGGCTTCAAGCTTGAACAGAAAGCCTCACTCGTTAAAGAAAGAACAATGGAAACAGAGAACAAAGCAGCTCCGAACCTCGAAACAAAATCAGCTCACTTGGCTCAAGAAAAAACATTTTTAAATGTTCCGTTTCGAGAGAAAAATCTTGCCAAAAAAGCTGGCGCTAAATGGGACTCCAAACAAAAGAGTTGGTTTGCCCCGGCAGGCACCGATCTGGCGCCACTGCAAAATTGGTTAAGCAACAACACCCCTCACCAACCAACTACTTCCACCCCGGAACAAGAGTTTGCTGACGCCCTAACAGAGGCTGGTTTTGATCTAAAAGGCACTCTGCCTGTAATGGACGGGAAAATGAAAAGAGCGAAGCTTTTTGACGGGAAGGCTGGCTCCCTCGACGGGGCCTATGTTGGTTATCTTGATAGCAGACCCGCGGGTTTCATCGAAAACCATAAAACTGGCGAGAAGAGAAATTGGAAATCTACAGGCCATGAAGTTTCGCCCCAGGAACGGCAAAACATAAAAGAGCGTGCCGTTAGACAAAAAAAAGAGAGGGAAGCCGAACGTGATGCAACCCATAAAAAGGTTGCTCAAAAAGCGGCCTATGTCTGGGGAAAATGCAGCCCCGCTCCATCCTCTCACCCATACCTTGAAAGAAAAAAAATAAGCGGTGAAGAACTAAAGATAACCAATACAAATAACCTGCTCATTCCCTTACAAAACACATCTGGAGAGATACAAACCCTTCAATTCATTTTACCCAATGGTGAAAAGAAGCTCCTTGCAGGAGGAAAACTTGAAGGTTCTTTCTGCAAAATAGGCCAAGAACACGAAAAAGAGAACGATCCTATTATGTTAGCTGAAGGCTATTCTACGGGTAAGAGCATTTCTACAGCAGCCCAAAAGCCATGTTATATTTGTTGCAGCTCGAACAACCTTGAGACCGTGGCTAAAGCCTTACACGCAAAGTTTCCAGATAAAGATATCGTGATTTATGCAGATAATGACCACGCTCAAGAAAAAGCCAAGGGTCTTAACCCTGGTATTGAAAAAGCAACAGCAGCAGCTAAGGCCGTGGGCGGTAAAGTGATCATTCCTAAATTTTCCAGCGAGGAAAAAGAACGGGGTTTTACAGATTTTAACGATTTAGCACAAGCCTGGGGAACAAAACATGTGGCCCGTAAAATACACTTGGTTTTAGCCAAAGAAGCGGAACTTGAAAGATGA
- the traF gene encoding conjugative transfer signal peptidase TraF, producing MKKLIFFCLSILLIIFIGNEFCYINITKSLPLGIYRTIKSPPTYGSCVVFKLPEDNPMAELAIRRGYAKEDQPFLKRVAYLEGDSYNLPETEEFDSRGRKMEPFKPSSGYVAKGMIVVRGDSSTSFDSRYFGPIYAKNIEAIVKPLLTW from the coding sequence ATGAAAAAACTTATCTTCTTCTGCCTTAGCATCCTCTTGATCATTTTTATAGGCAATGAATTTTGTTACATCAACATAACAAAATCACTACCTCTGGGAATATACAGAACGATTAAGAGCCCACCCACATACGGCTCCTGCGTAGTTTTCAAATTACCTGAAGACAACCCCATGGCAGAGCTTGCTATAAGAAGAGGATACGCAAAAGAAGACCAGCCCTTCCTGAAGAGGGTAGCTTACCTGGAAGGCGATTCTTACAACCTTCCTGAAACAGAGGAGTTTGATTCAAGGGGCCGAAAAATGGAACCCTTCAAACCGTCTTCTGGTTATGTAGCCAAGGGAATGATCGTGGTGCGGGGTGATTCTTCAACCAGTTTTGATTCAAGGTATTTTGGTCCCATCTATGCGAAAAACATCGAGGCGATAGTTAAGCCTCTTTTGACATGGTAA
- a CDS encoding TrbM/KikA/MpfK family conjugal transfer protein: protein MKKFLVALFAFYLLSTTTAQALTTEQTLACEAIMCLSTEERPVECGASVAHYFSIQRGFPTKTTRARKAFLNQCPTASETGMPTIVSSILANAKKL from the coding sequence ATGAAAAAATTTTTAGTTGCCCTTTTTGCTTTTTACTTACTATCCACAACCACAGCTCAGGCATTAACGACTGAGCAAACCCTTGCCTGTGAGGCTATAATGTGTCTCTCCACCGAAGAACGACCTGTAGAATGTGGGGCATCTGTTGCTCACTATTTTTCAATCCAGCGGGGGTTTCCAACGAAAACAACTAGGGCCAGGAAGGCTTTTTTAAATCAATGTCCAACTGCCAGTGAAACAGGAATGCCGACAATAGTTTCCTCCATCCTTGCAAATGCTAAGAAACTATAA
- a CDS encoding DUF262 domain-containing protein: MSNQQSLNQFFTRKFLHVPKYQRSYAWEKHNVRELYEDIQESYETNSTHYIGTVVLARTENKDIFNIVDGQQRITTIIMFINAIIDSLEDDQDKEYYKRFYIKSKDQYKLTPLERDVGFFNSILDGNCSTDPHSKSQRYLLDAYTEIVNIIEQLIDKPTEFLKAIEDLYILEFIESNESDAIRIFQTVNDRGKELSRMDKMKSLLFYFSNKYLNEKYDDEINNTFGEIFELYDNIKLIGEEQNINIINSRLFTEDDLLRQHHICFSEESYDPTAQQVMDNVKLTLVNFRKSGETKKLDNFITTYIKSLLEYIRAFKRVVSRTLTDERYYKLFSILGLSAVYYPVITQLENSGFLGMNLPSKSITVVEMVEIIDVRVFKVRDYAGKKRVAEFAYNLIHEKWKIEDIEEHLLWFNSFEISNDRFKDYLSDYDYYKQTGLLRLLFLDYCERLNKKQYSLIELQKIMGNDPTIEHILSQTPKFKPRSFGFKNGEDFDEYKNMIGNLSLLEKKINSSIKNSDLSDKVNGYSKSKFKMTQQLATLLSQTKSFKKKTLRERSVLLVEDFATRWWA, translated from the coding sequence ATGTCAAATCAGCAATCTCTTAATCAATTTTTTACTCGTAAGTTTCTCCATGTTCCAAAATATCAGCGCAGTTACGCATGGGAAAAGCATAATGTCCGAGAATTATATGAAGATATTCAAGAATCGTATGAAACAAATTCTACTCATTATATCGGTACAGTTGTCTTAGCTAGAACAGAGAACAAAGATATCTTTAATATTGTTGATGGGCAACAACGTATTACAACAATAATCATGTTCATAAATGCGATAATTGATAGCCTTGAGGATGATCAAGATAAAGAATATTACAAACGGTTTTATATAAAATCAAAAGACCAATACAAATTAACACCATTAGAAAGAGATGTTGGTTTTTTCAACAGTATACTTGACGGAAATTGCTCAACAGATCCACATAGTAAGAGCCAACGATACTTACTCGATGCCTATACTGAAATAGTAAATATAATAGAACAATTAATAGACAAGCCAACAGAGTTCCTCAAAGCAATAGAGGACTTATACATTCTTGAATTCATTGAGAGCAACGAGTCTGACGCAATACGTATTTTTCAGACAGTTAATGATAGAGGTAAAGAATTATCACGCATGGACAAAATGAAAAGTCTGCTATTTTATTTTTCAAATAAATATTTAAATGAAAAGTATGATGATGAAATCAACAATACATTTGGAGAAATTTTTGAATTATATGATAACATCAAATTAATAGGTGAAGAGCAAAATATTAACATTATTAACTCAAGGCTTTTTACTGAAGATGACCTGCTAAGACAACATCATATTTGCTTCTCAGAAGAAAGTTACGACCCTACTGCTCAACAGGTGATGGATAATGTAAAGTTGACTCTAGTAAACTTTAGAAAAAGTGGTGAGACAAAAAAACTTGACAATTTCATAACAACGTACATTAAAAGTTTGCTTGAGTATATCCGCGCATTCAAAAGAGTTGTTTCTAGAACTCTCACAGATGAAAGATATTATAAATTATTTTCAATTCTTGGGTTGTCAGCTGTTTATTATCCGGTAATCACACAATTAGAAAACAGTGGGTTTCTTGGAATGAATTTACCGTCTAAATCGATCACCGTAGTGGAAATGGTTGAAATTATAGATGTTCGTGTATTCAAGGTACGCGATTATGCTGGTAAAAAACGTGTTGCAGAATTCGCATATAATTTAATTCATGAAAAATGGAAAATAGAGGACATCGAAGAACACTTATTATGGTTTAATTCTTTTGAAATCAGCAATGATAGATTCAAGGATTATCTATCAGACTATGACTACTATAAGCAAACAGGATTATTAAGGTTACTATTCCTTGATTATTGCGAAAGGTTAAATAAAAAGCAGTATTCACTGATTGAGTTACAAAAAATAATGGGCAATGATCCAACCATTGAGCATATTTTATCCCAAACGCCCAAATTTAAGCCTCGAAGTTTCGGGTTTAAAAACGGTGAAGATTTTGATGAATATAAAAATATGATCGGTAATTTATCTTTGCTTGAGAAAAAAATTAATAGTTCTATTAAAAATTCAGATTTATCAGACAAGGTAAATGGATATAGTAAGAGTAAATTCAAAATGACTCAACAATTAGCTACCCTATTATCTCAAACAAAATCGTTCAAAAAGAAAACCCTTAGAGAACGAAGTGTATTATTGGTTGAAGATTTTGCGACACGTTGGTGGGCATAA
- a CDS encoding type II toxin-antitoxin system RnlA family toxin — translation MSFRDQNITIGQIEDHLQLLSKKGQTNKCVNKGRNVHCSFLDENGYEKCLLIFYPKKFGITTIQFSCGKNKELSCEKAKQIINNFDVSSAKSVNCTFKGLLEEEFGIFEEYVIEELPDISSKIQKDDKTKKTISYSGKYSDTVTVTFYKTTGTTLLQGRPLPAFFEIKALFAGIVESEQLISSDKENFSIKVPETGFLPKLEGYMPNAFSFLDAKIKDIIVPSLFFGEIDC, via the coding sequence ATGTCTTTTAGAGATCAAAATATAACGATAGGGCAGATTGAAGATCACCTTCAATTATTGTCTAAAAAAGGTCAGACAAACAAATGTGTCAATAAGGGGCGAAACGTCCATTGCTCTTTTTTGGACGAGAATGGTTACGAAAAGTGCTTGTTGATTTTTTATCCTAAGAAATTTGGCATAACTACAATTCAATTTTCTTGTGGAAAGAACAAAGAATTATCTTGTGAAAAAGCAAAACAAATTATAAATAATTTTGACGTATCTTCTGCTAAATCTGTGAATTGCACTTTTAAAGGTCTTTTAGAAGAAGAATTTGGTATTTTTGAAGAATATGTAATAGAAGAATTACCAGATATATCTTCAAAAATACAAAAAGATGACAAAACAAAAAAAACAATATCTTACTCAGGAAAATACTCAGATACTGTCACCGTAACATTTTATAAAACAACGGGGACAACTCTTTTACAAGGTCGTCCTTTGCCTGCTTTTTTTGAAATAAAAGCACTGTTTGCAGGTATAGTGGAAAGTGAACAGCTGATTAGTAGTGATAAAGAAAATTTTAGTATTAAGGTTCCTGAAACAGGCTTTTTACCAAAATTAGAAGGGTACATGCCCAATGCATTTAGCTTTCTTGATGCAAAAATAAAAGATATTATCGTTCCCTCTTTATTTTTTGGGGAGATTGATTGTTGA
- a CDS encoding RNase LS family HEPN domain-containing protein, translating into MIVDLPDYTSWVFPALRGLEGYMKQLLFKYYQDDFCAKRIGKIFETKDGGSTYSLNYGISAGIGRKEVIVALEESYKFWNVYRHPYFHVDDVIRTSTIIPTKEEAISLNVEIFALIERTYSEIIRC; encoded by the coding sequence TTGATTGTTGATCTTCCTGATTATACTTCATGGGTTTTCCCCGCCCTTAGAGGACTAGAAGGTTACATGAAGCAGTTATTGTTTAAATATTATCAAGATGATTTTTGTGCTAAAAGAATTGGGAAAATTTTCGAGACAAAAGATGGTGGCAGTACTTATTCTTTAAATTATGGTATTTCTGCAGGCATTGGTCGTAAAGAAGTTATTGTTGCCTTGGAGGAATCGTATAAATTTTGGAACGTTTACAGACACCCGTATTTTCATGTTGATGATGTAATACGCACATCAACGATTATTCCTACTAAAGAAGAAGCTATTTCTCTAAATGTAGAAATATTTGCGCTAATTGAAAGGACATACTCAGAAATAATAAGATGCTAA
- a CDS encoding type II toxin-antitoxin system RnlB family antitoxin, protein MLISNYKIYHQERLNSVVVYSTSSYSPMNSLGALERELGQLGARCEVVFDLLLSNGNAKDRFYRIDFMGKRFDRKSLEILENPSRELQKKALDFYSTNHELLDNSILSKPLKFLVKKKALRMR, encoded by the coding sequence ATGCTAATCTCTAATTACAAAATATATCATCAAGAACGCTTGAATAGTGTTGTTGTGTATTCAACGAGTAGCTATAGCCCTATGAATTCACTTGGTGCCCTTGAACGGGAGCTAGGTCAATTGGGGGCTCGCTGCGAAGTTGTGTTTGATTTATTGTTGTCTAATGGGAATGCGAAGGACAGATTTTATCGTATTGATTTTATGGGCAAGAGGTTTGATAGAAAATCTTTAGAAATACTAGAAAATCCTTCCCGAGAGCTTCAAAAAAAAGCGTTAGATTTTTATTCAACTAATCATGAGTTATTAGATAATTCTATTCTTTCGAAACCGTTAAAATTTTTAGTGAAAAAGAAAGCTCTTCGTATGAGGTAA
- the acsA gene encoding acetate--CoA ligase: MKDDSGPCKAITKAANSWAVQPNLLDYGKTCDQFSWATARRELDGLPENKGLNIAHEAVDRHANGPRGDRLAIRWLGKDGGVRDFSYSDLKRQSNRFANVLRKLDIGRGERVFTLAGRVPELYFSAFGTWKNGSVFCPLFSAFGSEPIYQRLSKGDAKVLVTTERLYKQKVAALRERLPQLKHILLIDAAQDIGEGLWSLPRRMEEAADAFIIPPTDPEDMAIVHFTSGTTGMPKGAVHVHNAVLTHYLTGKYVLDFHPGDVFWCTADPGWVSGTSYGIIAPLVHGVTNIIDEAEFDAKRWYQLLEEQQVNIWYTAPTAIRRLMRLAIDPTKQYDLSHLRCIHSVGEPLNPEAVSWGQQSLGLPIHDNWWQTETGGIMIANYPAVDIRPGSMGLPLPGIEAAIVRRGTGERVEAVTEPGTQGELALRPGWPSMFRAYLHEEQRYRKCFVGGWYITGDLAYRDADGYFWFVGRADDIINTSGHMVGPFEVESALMEHPAVTEAGVIGKPEALIGELVKAFVTLKPGTKPSEELRLELIGFARKKLGSAVAPKEIEFRNNLPKTRSGKIMRRLLKARELGLAEGDTSTLEVDE; the protein is encoded by the coding sequence ATGAAAGATGATTCCGGGCCTTGCAAAGCGATCACAAAGGCTGCCAATTCCTGGGCAGTGCAACCGAACCTCTTGGACTATGGCAAAACCTGTGACCAGTTTTCATGGGCAACAGCCCGTCGGGAATTGGACGGACTGCCGGAAAACAAGGGTTTGAACATCGCCCATGAGGCTGTAGACCGTCATGCCAATGGCCCGCGGGGTGACCGCCTGGCCATACGCTGGCTGGGCAAGGACGGCGGCGTTCGTGACTTCAGCTACTCAGACCTGAAGAGACAGAGCAACCGTTTTGCCAACGTGCTCAGGAAACTGGATATCGGCAGAGGAGAGCGGGTGTTCACCCTGGCAGGGCGGGTGCCCGAGCTATATTTCTCTGCCTTTGGCACCTGGAAGAACGGCAGCGTCTTCTGTCCACTGTTTTCCGCTTTTGGCTCGGAGCCAATCTATCAACGCCTGAGCAAGGGCGATGCCAAGGTCTTGGTAACCACCGAGCGGCTCTATAAACAGAAAGTCGCCGCTCTGCGCGAGCGACTGCCGCAGCTAAAACATATCCTGCTCATCGATGCGGCGCAAGATATCGGTGAAGGCCTCTGGTCGCTACCCAGACGTATGGAAGAGGCTGCGGACGCGTTTATCATTCCACCGACTGACCCGGAGGATATGGCGATTGTCCATTTTACCAGTGGTACCACGGGGATGCCGAAGGGTGCTGTTCATGTACACAATGCGGTGCTTACCCACTACCTGACCGGTAAGTACGTACTCGATTTTCACCCCGGAGATGTTTTCTGGTGCACCGCCGACCCGGGCTGGGTCTCCGGCACCTCCTACGGCATTATCGCCCCTCTCGTTCACGGCGTAACCAACATCATCGACGAAGCAGAGTTCGATGCCAAGCGCTGGTACCAGCTGCTGGAGGAGCAGCAGGTAAATATCTGGTACACAGCCCCCACAGCCATTCGGCGACTGATGCGCCTGGCCATCGATCCCACCAAACAATATGACCTGAGCCACCTGCGCTGCATCCATAGCGTCGGTGAACCGCTCAACCCCGAAGCCGTATCCTGGGGGCAGCAAAGTCTGGGCCTGCCGATCCATGACAACTGGTGGCAGACCGAAACAGGCGGCATTATGATCGCCAATTACCCAGCCGTAGACATCCGCCCTGGTTCTATGGGCTTACCGCTGCCGGGGATCGAGGCGGCGATCGTGCGGCGCGGCACCGGGGAAAGGGTCGAAGCAGTTACCGAACCGGGCACCCAGGGCGAACTGGCGTTGCGGCCCGGCTGGCCCTCCATGTTCCGTGCTTATCTTCATGAGGAGCAGCGCTACCGCAAATGCTTTGTCGGCGGCTGGTACATAACCGGTGATCTGGCTTATCGCGATGCGGACGGCTACTTCTGGTTTGTCGGCCGTGCCGATGACATTATCAACACCTCGGGCCATATGGTGGGACCGTTCGAAGTCGAAAGCGCGCTGATGGAGCATCCGGCGGTGACTGAAGCAGGCGTCATCGGCAAGCCCGAAGCATTGATTGGTGAGTTGGTCAAGGCCTTCGTCACCCTCAAGCCGGGCACAAAACCCAGCGAAGAGCTGCGTCTGGAACTCATCGGCTTCGCGCGCAAGAAGCTTGGCTCGGCGGTGGCTCCGAAAGAGATTGAATTCCGTAACAATCTGCCCAAGACCCGCAGCGGCAAGATCATGCGGCGGCTGCTCAAGGCGCGTGAGCTGGGGCTCGCCGAGGGCGACACATCGACACTGGAGGTAGACGAATGA
- the pdhA gene encoding pyruvate dehydrogenase (acetyl-transferring) E1 component subunit alpha, translating to MKVKATGGPAGAGVDPAHARQLLYQMVRIRRFEEKAAELYTKMKIRGFLHLYIGEEAVAAGVSAALEPEDATVATYREHGNALARGISAGAIMAEMYGKQEGCSRGRGGSMHIFDDKTRFYGGNAIVGGGLPLAVGLALADKMQGKKRVTCCFFGDGAVSEGEFHESMNLAALWNLPVLFICENNLYAMGTALERSQSVTDLTRKAVSYRIAASAVDGMDVLAVEAAANEAVNAVRSGQKPYFLECRTYRFRAHSMFDPELYRSKAEVEKWKKRCPISSFVKRLKKQDLLDDGDVEELERQVAREIEEAVAFAENGTWEPVEDLMRFVYSERGAA from the coding sequence ATGAAGGTAAAAGCAACAGGCGGCCCGGCAGGGGCCGGGGTTGATCCTGCGCATGCGCGACAGCTGCTGTACCAGATGGTGCGCATACGGCGTTTTGAAGAGAAGGCTGCTGAACTCTACACCAAGATGAAGATCCGCGGCTTTCTGCATCTCTATATTGGCGAAGAGGCGGTGGCCGCCGGCGTGAGCGCGGCGCTTGAACCGGAGGATGCCACAGTGGCCACCTACCGCGAACACGGCAACGCCTTGGCCCGTGGCATATCCGCCGGCGCCATCATGGCGGAAATGTACGGCAAACAGGAGGGCTGCAGCCGGGGCCGAGGCGGGTCGATGCACATATTTGACGACAAGACCCGGTTCTACGGCGGCAACGCCATCGTCGGCGGCGGCTTGCCACTGGCGGTGGGACTGGCCCTGGCTGACAAGATGCAGGGCAAAAAGCGTGTCACCTGCTGTTTCTTCGGTGACGGAGCCGTCTCCGAAGGGGAGTTTCACGAATCGATGAACCTGGCCGCCCTCTGGAACCTCCCGGTCCTTTTTATCTGCGAGAACAATCTTTATGCCATGGGCACCGCCTTGGAGCGGTCGCAGTCGGTCACCGATCTGACCCGTAAGGCGGTCAGCTACCGCATTGCCGCCTCAGCCGTGGACGGCATGGATGTACTTGCCGTTGAGGCGGCGGCCAATGAAGCTGTGAACGCTGTGCGCTCGGGACAAAAACCGTACTTTCTGGAGTGCCGCACCTACCGTTTCCGGGCCCATTCGATGTTTGATCCGGAACTCTATCGGTCCAAGGCCGAGGTCGAAAAATGGAAGAAGCGTTGCCCCATCAGTTCCTTCGTCAAACGCCTCAAGAAGCAGGACCTGCTGGACGATGGCGACGTGGAGGAACTGGAGCGGCAAGTTGCCAGGGAAATTGAAGAGGCGGTGGCTTTTGCCGAAAATGGTACCTGGGAGCCGGTGGAGGATCTGATGCGCTTTGTTTATTCGGAACGGGGGGCGGCATGA